A stretch of Roseibium porphyridii DNA encodes these proteins:
- a CDS encoding DNA-3-methyladenine glycosylase family protein, translated as MKPIATSDDIEAGLRGLETLDPRLSTIALAAGELPLRRRAADFEGLAQIITGQQVSVASAAAIFARLQTLVQPLTSDRLKAFSDEDLAGAGLSRPKIRTLRAVSEACQSGLDLTQLAEAPADEAHAQLCSIKGIGRWTADIFLLFCAGHPDIFPSGDLALQIAVRDALELKEKPDPKQLDEIASAWSPHRGVAARLFWAWYRVQKQGRETMPV; from the coding sequence ATGAAACCGATTGCCACATCAGATGATATCGAGGCAGGCCTGCGTGGACTGGAAACCCTTGATCCAAGGCTTTCAACGATCGCCTTGGCCGCGGGTGAACTTCCGCTGCGGCGCAGGGCTGCTGACTTTGAAGGCCTTGCCCAAATCATCACTGGTCAGCAGGTTTCCGTTGCGAGCGCTGCCGCAATATTTGCGCGATTGCAAACGCTCGTGCAGCCACTGACTTCAGATCGCCTGAAGGCCTTTTCGGACGAAGATCTTGCAGGCGCTGGGCTATCGAGACCGAAGATCCGTACGCTACGCGCCGTTTCAGAGGCTTGCCAATCCGGCCTGGACCTCACTCAACTGGCCGAGGCGCCTGCCGACGAGGCACATGCCCAGCTGTGTTCGATCAAGGGTATTGGCCGCTGGACGGCAGATATTTTCCTGCTTTTTTGTGCCGGCCATCCTGACATTTTTCCAAGCGGTGATCTTGCGCTTCAGATTGCGGTTCGTGATGCGCTTGAGCTGAAGGAAAAGCCGGATCCCAAGCAGCTCGATGAGATTGCGTCAGCCTGGTCGCCACATCGTGGCGTGGCTGCGCGTCTCTTCTGGGCCTGGTATCGAGTTCAGAAGCAGGGCCGGGAAACCATGCCTGTTTGA
- a CDS encoding alpha/beta hydrolase, which translates to MGAQEPQFISVGKNDSLRKIAVLKDAGEAPGLFWLSGFKSDMSGTKAEALAAHGESLGKQVVRFDYSGHGQSGGKFEDACVSDWLEEATAVFDSSADKETVLVGSSMGGWIALLLALKRKETGKIKGLVLIAPAIDFTEELMWKQRFTDEIRETILTSGRWSQPSAYDDSPYVITRKLIEDGRLHLLFDKPLFLGCPITILQGAEDPDVPRQHAERLVDALPQDDVTLSVVPDGDHRLSRPEDIDLLLRSVDALIGS; encoded by the coding sequence ATGGGTGCGCAAGAACCGCAATTCATCTCGGTCGGAAAAAACGACTCTTTGCGGAAGATCGCGGTTTTGAAAGACGCCGGAGAAGCGCCCGGTCTTTTTTGGCTGTCCGGCTTCAAATCCGACATGTCCGGCACGAAGGCCGAAGCGCTTGCTGCTCACGGTGAAAGTCTTGGCAAGCAGGTGGTCCGGTTTGACTATTCCGGTCACGGACAATCCGGCGGCAAATTTGAAGACGCCTGTGTTTCGGATTGGCTGGAAGAGGCAACAGCCGTTTTCGACAGCTCTGCAGACAAGGAAACAGTTCTGGTCGGCTCCTCTATGGGTGGCTGGATTGCTCTTCTGCTTGCATTGAAACGAAAGGAAACTGGCAAAATCAAGGGACTGGTTCTGATCGCTCCTGCTATCGACTTCACCGAGGAGCTGATGTGGAAACAGCGGTTTACCGACGAGATTCGGGAAACCATCCTCACCAGCGGACGCTGGTCCCAACCGTCGGCTTACGACGACAGCCCATATGTAATCACACGCAAACTGATCGAAGACGGACGCCTGCACCTGCTTTTCGACAAGCCGCTTTTTCTTGGGTGTCCGATCACAATTCTGCAGGGTGCTGAGGATCCCGACGTACCACGACAACACGCCGAACGTCTTGTCGATGCATTGCCGCAGGATGACGTGACATTGTCCGTCGTTCCTGACGGAGACCATCGTCTGTCCAGACCAGAAGACATCGACTTGCTGCTAAGATCGGTCGACGCATTGATCGGCAGCTGA
- a CDS encoding glycosyltransferase family 4 protein: MPPLPPASTVLQVIPDLNSGGAERTTLDVARAIVEDGAQALVVSQGGQLVPELESFGAEHIVLPVKSKNPVTLWKNTKRLATLISERGVDLIHARSRAPAWSALRAARRTNVPFVTTYHGTYNQSNALKAYYNSVMARGDAVIANSEFIAKLIGKRHPFAKSRIAIIPRGSDLKSLDPDNVSALRQQALKDSWGIPNGHPIIMNMARLTAWKGQSVLIEAMALLKDDGLSEPIAILAGDAQGRDGYVAELKNQIAGLGLHDRVRLVGHCADVPAAMALSDLAVVASVEPEAFGRAAVEAQAASVPVIVSNLGAVPETVLAPPDVPGSQRTGWRVTASDPQALADAIRSALLMDEKSKRDLTSRALAHVQQNFTVETMCARTLAVYEGLLTRRSNAG, encoded by the coding sequence TTGCCGCCCCTGCCCCCGGCCTCGACTGTTTTGCAAGTGATCCCGGACCTGAATTCGGGCGGAGCCGAACGCACGACACTCGATGTTGCACGGGCGATTGTTGAAGACGGCGCTCAGGCGTTGGTCGTTAGCCAGGGCGGTCAGTTGGTGCCGGAGCTGGAGTCCTTCGGAGCCGAGCATATCGTGCTTCCGGTGAAGTCCAAGAACCCGGTGACTCTCTGGAAAAATACCAAACGGCTCGCGACTCTCATTTCAGAACGTGGTGTGGATCTCATTCACGCAAGAAGCAGAGCTCCTGCCTGGTCGGCGCTGAGGGCAGCGAGACGCACGAATGTCCCATTTGTGACCACTTACCACGGCACCTACAATCAATCGAATGCACTAAAGGCATACTACAATTCCGTGATGGCGCGCGGTGATGCCGTGATCGCCAATTCTGAATTCATTGCCAAACTGATTGGCAAACGACATCCCTTTGCCAAATCCCGCATCGCCATTATCCCGCGGGGGTCGGACCTGAAGAGCCTGGATCCGGATAATGTCAGTGCGTTGCGTCAACAGGCACTTAAAGACAGCTGGGGGATTCCAAACGGCCATCCGATCATCATGAACATGGCTCGTCTGACGGCGTGGAAGGGACAGTCCGTTCTGATCGAGGCGATGGCGCTTCTGAAAGATGATGGCTTGAGCGAACCGATTGCGATTTTGGCCGGCGATGCGCAAGGGCGCGACGGATATGTTGCCGAGTTGAAAAATCAGATTGCAGGTCTTGGCCTTCATGATCGGGTGAGGCTTGTGGGTCATTGTGCCGATGTACCGGCAGCGATGGCACTGTCGGACCTTGCGGTGGTTGCCTCTGTCGAGCCGGAAGCCTTTGGCCGTGCTGCCGTGGAGGCGCAGGCCGCGTCGGTGCCGGTGATTGTTTCCAATCTGGGAGCGGTGCCGGAAACGGTGCTAGCGCCACCGGATGTTCCGGGTTCTCAACGAACAGGATGGCGGGTTACCGCAAGTGATCCTCAGGCTCTGGCTGATGCCATAAGGTCGGCGTTGCTAATGGATGAAAAATCAAAAAGAGACCTGACAAGCCGCGCACTTGCTCATGTGCAACAAAACTTCACAGTCGAAACGATGTGCGCCAGAACGCTTGCGGTCTATGAAGGGCTCTTGACCCGTCGCTCCAATGCAGGCTGA
- the thpR gene encoding RNA 2',3'-cyclic phosphodiesterase yields MPRLFTGLEIPSETALMLSMLRGGLRGARWIDPENFHITLRFIGDIDDRTADEVAAALDRIRRDPIDIRLNGLGSFGNGKPHAVWARVEPNAELAELQAEQERIIQRLHLPAERRKYVPHVTVARCRSSTNEDVAKWLSERGNFQAQPFVAGRFVLFSAKASVGGGPYLVEEAYPLAA; encoded by the coding sequence ATGCCGCGCCTATTTACAGGCCTTGAGATACCGTCAGAGACGGCACTCATGCTTTCTATGCTCCGGGGAGGCCTTCGGGGTGCTCGCTGGATCGATCCCGAGAACTTTCACATCACACTTCGGTTCATCGGCGACATAGATGACCGGACAGCAGATGAAGTTGCAGCAGCCCTCGACCGGATCCGCCGGGATCCGATTGATATCCGGCTGAACGGGCTCGGTTCCTTCGGCAATGGCAAGCCACACGCGGTCTGGGCTCGCGTCGAGCCGAATGCAGAGCTCGCCGAATTGCAAGCCGAACAGGAACGGATCATTCAGCGGCTGCACCTGCCCGCAGAACGACGAAAATACGTTCCGCATGTCACGGTGGCGCGTTGCAGGTCGTCGACCAACGAGGATGTGGCCAAATGGCTCAGTGAGCGCGGCAACTTTCAGGCACAGCCCTTTGTTGCAGGCAGATTTGTTCTGTTTTCTGCCAAAGCAAGCGTAGGGGGTGGACCTTATCTGGTTGAAGAAGCCTACCCGCTCGCGGCTTGA
- a CDS encoding NADP(H)-dependent aldo-keto reductase, with protein MEQRRLGRTDINVSALCLGTMTYGEQNSEAEGHAQMDYALDRGINFFDAAELYPIPPKKETQGRTERIIGNWFKKSGNRDKVVMATKVVGRSEMNWFRKNGEKSKLTREQIEQAVDRSLTNLQTDYIDLYQIHWPDRNQAGFGSMPTRWKDAIPAEDENSIQSTLEVMSDLVKSGKVRHIGLSNESAWGTMRYLAASDVFDLPRVVSIQNAYSFVNRTFETGIAEIARREDVGLLAYSSLAQGYLTGKYRNGALPAGARKTLFNRMQRYEHPRTLQAVDAYHALASEAGLDPSQLAIAFAKSRSFMTSVIIGATRMDQLETDIGAADLVLSDDILEKIDEIHQEFGNPAP; from the coding sequence ATGGAACAGCGCCGGCTCGGACGCACAGACATCAATGTGAGCGCTCTTTGCCTCGGAACGATGACGTACGGCGAGCAGAACTCGGAGGCCGAAGGTCATGCCCAGATGGACTATGCTCTCGATAGAGGCATAAATTTTTTTGACGCAGCCGAGCTCTATCCGATCCCCCCGAAAAAGGAGACCCAGGGCCGCACGGAAAGGATCATTGGCAACTGGTTCAAGAAAAGCGGCAACAGGGACAAGGTCGTCATGGCCACCAAGGTTGTCGGCCGTTCCGAGATGAACTGGTTCCGCAAGAACGGCGAAAAGAGCAAACTGACCCGTGAGCAGATTGAACAGGCCGTCGATCGCAGCCTGACAAACCTGCAGACTGATTACATCGATCTCTATCAGATCCACTGGCCTGACCGGAACCAGGCTGGCTTTGGCTCCATGCCGACACGCTGGAAAGATGCCATTCCGGCCGAAGACGAAAACAGCATCCAATCGACACTCGAAGTCATGTCCGACCTCGTGAAATCAGGAAAAGTGCGCCATATCGGCCTTTCAAACGAAAGCGCATGGGGAACAATGCGGTATCTGGCAGCCTCTGACGTGTTCGACCTGCCACGCGTGGTCTCCATTCAAAATGCCTATTCCTTCGTCAACCGAACCTTCGAGACAGGCATTGCAGAAATCGCCCGCAGGGAAGATGTCGGGCTTCTGGCCTATTCTTCCCTCGCTCAAGGCTATTTGACCGGTAAATACCGCAACGGGGCGCTGCCGGCCGGAGCACGCAAAACCCTCTTCAATCGCATGCAGCGCTATGAGCATCCGCGCACGCTCCAGGCGGTGGATGCCTATCATGCCCTTGCCAGCGAAGCCGGCCTTGACCCTTCTCAGCTGGCGATCGCATTTGCCAAGTCCAGATCTTTCATGACCTCTGTCATCATCGGCGCGACAAGAATGGACCAGCTTGAAACTGACATTGGCGCGGCCGACCTCGTTCTCAGTGATGACATCTTGGAAAAGATCGACGAAATCCACCAGGAATTCGGCAATCCCGCACCTTGA
- a CDS encoding arylesterase: MNRLIAVVFILLYSFYPVSAQAADLKLVVLGDSLSAGYQLPPDAGFTTQLQKALDSRGHSVEVVNAGVSGDTTSGGLSRLDWSVAPDTDAVIVELGANDALRGISPEITRKNIEEITARLRERGIEVMLAGMLAPRNLGPEYADVFDPIYSEVAKAHGALLYPFFLEGVALNPDLNLSDGMHPNADGVAVIVENILPKVEDLLAKAQSS; encoded by the coding sequence GTGAACCGTCTTATCGCTGTTGTCTTTATCCTGCTCTATTCCTTTTATCCGGTTTCCGCTCAGGCGGCTGACCTGAAGCTCGTGGTTCTGGGCGACAGCCTGTCGGCCGGATATCAACTTCCACCAGACGCAGGGTTTACGACCCAATTGCAAAAAGCGCTGGATTCTCGTGGGCATTCAGTTGAAGTCGTCAACGCCGGTGTGAGCGGCGACACGACGTCAGGCGGCCTCTCCAGGCTGGACTGGTCTGTTGCGCCCGATACCGACGCGGTGATTGTTGAACTTGGTGCCAATGACGCCCTCAGAGGTATTTCTCCGGAGATTACGAGAAAGAACATCGAGGAGATCACCGCGCGTCTGCGTGAGCGTGGAATTGAGGTGATGCTGGCCGGTATGCTTGCCCCCCGAAATCTTGGCCCGGAATACGCCGATGTCTTCGACCCGATCTACTCGGAGGTTGCCAAGGCCCATGGAGCCTTGCTGTACCCGTTCTTTCTGGAAGGCGTCGCACTGAATCCCGACTTGAACCTGTCGGACGGCATGCATCCAAATGCGGATGGCGTCGCTGTCATTGTTGAAAACATTCTGCCGAAGGTTGAAGACCTGTTGGCCAAAGCACAATCGTCATAA
- a CDS encoding ABC transporter ATP-binding protein: MTNAPAIALKNVHLTLGEGAGRVHILKGIDLDIEKGTSVGLVGPSGSGKSTLLMVMAGLERADDGSVNVAGSELGPLSEDQLARFRGRNVGIIFQSFHLVPNMTALENVTVPLELAGDPSAYEKAAAELEAVGLGHRMHHYPAQMSGGEQQRVAVARALVVEPEILIADEPTGNLDDSTGTQIVDLMFSAQRDRKTTLVLVTHDPSLAERCDRMIRVRSGEIEEALSAKSGIEEVSA; the protein is encoded by the coding sequence ATGACAAATGCACCCGCGATTGCCCTAAAAAACGTTCATTTGACGCTCGGTGAAGGTGCCGGACGTGTTCATATTCTAAAGGGCATTGATCTGGACATTGAAAAAGGAACATCCGTCGGACTCGTGGGTCCGTCCGGCTCGGGCAAATCAACGCTGCTCATGGTTATGGCTGGTCTTGAACGTGCTGATGACGGGTCCGTCAATGTGGCAGGTTCGGAACTTGGACCTCTGAGTGAGGATCAGCTTGCACGGTTTCGGGGGCGCAACGTCGGGATCATCTTTCAGTCGTTTCACCTCGTCCCCAATATGACCGCGCTGGAAAACGTCACTGTTCCGCTCGAGCTGGCTGGAGATCCTTCTGCATACGAGAAAGCGGCTGCCGAGCTTGAAGCCGTCGGTCTTGGTCACAGGATGCACCACTATCCGGCGCAAATGTCCGGAGGCGAACAGCAGCGCGTGGCGGTTGCGCGAGCGCTGGTGGTTGAACCTGAAATTCTTATTGCGGATGAACCGACTGGTAACCTGGATGACAGCACAGGAACACAGATTGTCGATCTGATGTTTTCCGCGCAGCGCGATCGCAAGACAACACTGGTGCTGGTGACGCATGATCCATCGCTGGCAGAGAGATGCGACCGCATGATCAGGGTTCGGTCCGGCGAGATCGAAGAAGCGCTATCAGCGAAATCCGGCATTGAAGAGGTTTCCGCGTGA